The following coding sequences are from one Triticum aestivum cultivar Chinese Spring chromosome 5A, IWGSC CS RefSeq v2.1, whole genome shotgun sequence window:
- the LOC778406 gene encoding dehydration-responsive element-binding protein 1B has translation MDTNAAWPQFDGQEYRTVWPEEQEYRTVWSEPPKRRAGRNKLQETRHPVYRGVRRRGREGQWVCELRVPAGSRSYSRIWLGTFASAQMAARAHDSAALALSGRDACLNFADSAWRMMPVHAAGSFKLAAAQEIKDAVAVALKEFQEQQRPADESTAPSSTAEESALSIIPSDLSGLDNEHWIGGMEAGSYYASLAQGMLMEPPADGAWREDREHDDGFDTSLWSY, from the coding sequence ATGGACACCAACGCCGCCTGGCCGCAGTTTGACGGGCAAGAGTACAGGACGGTGTGGCCGGAGGAGCAGGAGTACCGGACGGTGTGGTCGGAGCCGCCGAAGCGGCGGGCGGGGCGGAACAAGTTGCAGGAGACACGCCACCCAGTGTACCGCGGCGTGCGCCGCCGTGGCCGGGAAGGGCAGTGGGTGTGCGAGCTGCGCGTGCCGGCCGGAAGCCGGAGTTACTCCAGGATCTGGCTTGGCACCTTCGCCAGTGCCCAGATGGCGGCGCGCGCGCACGACTCGGCCGCGCTCGCGCTCTCCGGCCGCGACGCGTGCCTCAACTTCGCCGACTCCGCCTGGCGGATGATGCCCGTCCACGCAGCCGGGTCGTTCAAGTTGGCCGCCGCGCAGGAGATCAAGGACGCCGTCGCCGTGGCCCTCAAGGAGTTCCAGGAGCAGCAGCGCCCTGCCGACGAGTCAACGGCGCCGTCGTCCACGGCCGAGGAGAGCGCGCTCTCCATCATCCCCAGCGACCTGTCGGGGCTCGACAATGAGCACTGGATCGGCGGCATGGAGGCCGGGTCGTACTACGCGAGCTTGGCGCAGGGGATGCTCATGGAGCCGCCGGCCGACGGAGCTTGGCGGGAGGACCGCGAACACGACGACGGATTCGACACGTCGCTGTGGAGCTACTAG